In the Sediminibacter sp. Hel_I_10 genome, one interval contains:
- a CDS encoding thioredoxin family protein: MSRTESKMMPLGTTAPKFELLNTIDDTYPSLDMLKGVKGTVIMFICNHCPFVKHINAQLSKLAKDYTPKGIECIAISSNDAKNYPQDGPDEMKKNAIDQDFIFPYLYDETQDIAKAYDAACTPDFFVFDNDLKLVYRGQLDDSRPGNEIPVTGKDLRAALNALLDNTEIDQDQKPSIGCNIKWK; this comes from the coding sequence ATGTCACGTACAGAATCTAAAATGATGCCTTTAGGCACAACTGCTCCTAAATTTGAGCTCTTAAATACTATTGATGACACCTATCCTTCTTTAGACATGCTTAAAGGGGTAAAAGGCACCGTTATTATGTTTATTTGTAACCATTGCCCTTTTGTAAAGCACATTAATGCCCAACTCTCAAAACTCGCTAAAGATTACACCCCCAAAGGCATTGAGTGTATTGCCATCTCTAGTAATGATGCAAAAAATTATCCGCAAGATGGTCCAGATGAAATGAAAAAAAATGCCATAGACCAAGATTTCATTTTCCCCTATTTGTATGATGAAACCCAAGACATCGCCAAAGCTTATGACGCAGCGTGCACTCCAGATTTCTTTGTTTTTGATAACGATTTGAAATTAGTGTATCGAGGCCAACTTGATGATTCTAGACCTGGAAATGAAATTCCTGTTACCGGTAAAGATCTAAGAGCGGCGTTAAATGCCTTATTGGATAACACTGAAATTGATCAAGATCAAAAACCAAGCATTGGCTGTAATATTAAGTGGAAATAA
- a CDS encoding Glu/Leu/Phe/Val dehydrogenase, with the protein MTSNDTSRNFERIDSGPLFGHSSFDEHEQIIFFSDKDTGLKAIIGIHNSVLGPALGGVRMMNYANENEALNDVLRLSRGMTFKSAITGLNLGGGKAVIIGDPKTQKTPELIKRFAECVHSLGGHYITTEDVGTTPQDMDLIRKHTPYVAGISESNGGTGNPAPISAFGVFMGMKAAAKFKFDNDVLEDKVVFVQGIGQVGEALIENLMNEGAKVTISDINKERMAKVAAKYGVTIYDGDDIFSEPMDIYAPCALGATINDDSISRMKASIIAGSANNQLQNEARHGKLLQDKGILYAPDFLINAGGLINVYAELENYDKQEVMRKTENIYNTTLETLKRAKAEGIGTNLAAMNLAKERIATRKLERSN; encoded by the coding sequence ATGACATCAAATGATACAAGTCGCAATTTCGAACGAATTGATTCTGGTCCTCTTTTTGGACATTCCTCTTTTGACGAACACGAACAAATTATTTTTTTCAGCGACAAAGATACTGGTTTAAAAGCAATAATTGGGATCCATAATTCAGTTTTGGGACCTGCGCTTGGTGGTGTGAGAATGATGAATTACGCCAACGAAAATGAAGCATTAAATGATGTTTTGCGCCTTTCTAGAGGGATGACCTTCAAATCGGCCATTACTGGACTAAATCTAGGCGGTGGAAAAGCTGTAATTATAGGAGATCCCAAAACACAAAAAACACCAGAGCTCATCAAACGCTTTGCCGAATGTGTACATAGTTTGGGCGGACATTATATTACTACCGAAGATGTGGGAACAACGCCACAAGACATGGACCTGATAAGAAAACACACTCCTTATGTTGCTGGTATTTCAGAAAGCAATGGTGGCACGGGAAATCCTGCGCCAATCTCGGCTTTTGGAGTATTTATGGGCATGAAAGCTGCCGCTAAATTTAAATTTGATAATGATGTGCTTGAAGACAAAGTGGTTTTTGTACAAGGCATTGGTCAAGTAGGCGAGGCACTTATCGAAAATTTGATGAATGAAGGGGCCAAGGTCACCATCTCAGACATTAATAAAGAACGGATGGCAAAAGTAGCCGCGAAGTATGGCGTCACTATTTATGATGGTGATGATATTTTTAGTGAACCGATGGATATTTATGCACCATGTGCTTTGGGGGCTACTATAAATGATGATAGTATTAGCCGTATGAAAGCGTCTATTATAGCTGGTAGTGCCAACAATCAATTGCAAAATGAAGCACGTCACGGCAAATTGTTGCAAGATAAGGGCATTCTTTATGCTCCAGATTTTTTAATTAACGCTGGTGGCTTAATAAATGTGTATGCAGAATTGGAGAATTATGACAAACAAGAAGTCATGCGTAAGACCGAAAACATCTACAATACAACGTTAGAAACATTAAAACGCGCAAAAGCAGAAGGTATTGGTACTAACTTAGCGGCGATGAACCTTGCTAAAGAGCGTATTGCGACCAGAAAACTTGAGAGATCAAATTAA
- a CDS encoding ABC transporter ATP-binding protein, whose product MKALQHINKYFYKYRYKLFLGIFITIGAKVFALFTPRLIGRSITTISQAVKGDISTETFKHDLGMNIIYLIGAAVIAGVLTFLMRQTIINVSRYIEYDLKNEIYQQYQNLSLNFYKSNRTGDLMNRISEDVGKVRSYAGPAIMYTINMITLFVVALIYMFNTAPKLTLYTILPLPVLSFIVYKLSTIINKRSRIVQEYLSSLSAYTQESFSGISVIKSYGIETPNYDAFNTLSEESKAKQIDLARVQAMFFPSMILLIGVSNILVAYVGGMQYINGEIQDLGTIAEFLIYVNMLTWPVATVGWVTDLVQQAEASQKRINAFLEEEPEIKNHISEASEIQGTVAFDNVTFIYSDTNIQALTDVSFEIEAGQTLAILGNTGSGKSTILDLIGRLYDVQKGSVKIDGKIIDQINLKSLRDSIGYVPQDAFLFSDTIEQNIKFGKEDATEAEVIAAAKNSDVHKNIKGFAKGYQTKLGERGITLSGGQKQRISIARAIIKSPEILLFDDCLSAVDTETEEKILNNLRQLSKGKTTIIVSHRVSSAKGADKIIVLDEGKIIQNGSHESLIQTDGYYKDLYLKQLSAKEMD is encoded by the coding sequence ATGAAAGCATTACAACATATAAATAAGTACTTTTATAAGTATCGGTATAAACTTTTTCTAGGTATTTTTATAACCATAGGTGCAAAGGTTTTTGCATTGTTTACACCGAGACTCATTGGCCGTTCTATAACCACAATTTCGCAGGCAGTAAAGGGTGATATTTCTACAGAAACCTTTAAGCATGACCTTGGGATGAACATCATTTACCTTATTGGTGCAGCCGTTATTGCTGGTGTTCTAACGTTTTTGATGAGACAGACCATTATTAATGTATCGCGTTATATCGAATATGATCTTAAAAATGAGATTTATCAACAATACCAAAATTTATCGCTCAACTTTTATAAATCGAATAGAACAGGTGATTTAATGAACCGCATTAGCGAAGATGTTGGTAAAGTACGATCGTATGCAGGTCCAGCGATCATGTATACCATTAATATGATCACCTTATTTGTTGTCGCTTTAATTTACATGTTTAATACGGCTCCAAAGCTTACGCTGTATACCATTTTACCTTTGCCTGTGCTATCCTTTATAGTTTATAAATTGAGCACCATTATTAACAAACGAAGCCGTATTGTTCAAGAATACTTATCGTCTTTATCGGCTTATACTCAAGAATCCTTTAGCGGGATTTCAGTTATAAAATCCTACGGGATCGAAACTCCAAACTACGATGCTTTCAATACACTTTCAGAAGAAAGCAAGGCCAAACAAATTGATTTGGCCAGAGTACAGGCCATGTTTTTCCCTTCGATGATCTTGTTAATTGGAGTGAGCAATATTTTGGTGGCTTATGTAGGTGGCATGCAATACATCAATGGTGAGATTCAAGATCTTGGCACCATTGCCGAGTTTCTCATTTACGTGAATATGCTCACCTGGCCCGTAGCCACTGTAGGTTGGGTAACCGATTTGGTACAACAAGCAGAAGCTTCACAAAAACGCATCAATGCCTTTTTAGAAGAAGAACCAGAGATTAAAAATCACATTTCCGAAGCATCAGAAATTCAAGGAACTGTTGCTTTTGACAATGTTACTTTTATTTACTCAGATACCAATATCCAGGCGCTCACCGATGTGAGTTTTGAAATAGAGGCTGGACAAACACTCGCTATTCTAGGAAATACAGGTTCTGGTAAATCCACAATTTTAGATTTGATTGGCAGACTTTATGATGTTCAAAAAGGGAGTGTTAAAATCGACGGAAAAATTATAGACCAGATCAATCTTAAAAGTTTAAGAGATAGTATTGGTTATGTGCCCCAAGATGCCTTTCTGTTTTCGGACACCATTGAGCAAAACATCAAATTTGGAAAAGAAGATGCTACCGAAGCCGAAGTGATTGCTGCAGCTAAAAACTCTGATGTTCATAAAAACATTAAAGGCTTTGCCAAAGGCTATCAAACCAAATTGGGCGAACGCGGCATCACACTGTCTGGCGGACAAAAGCAACGTATTTCTATTGCTAGAGCCATTATTAAATCTCCAGAGATCTTATTGTTTGACGACTGTCTTTCTGCTGTAGACACAGAGACCGAAGAAAAGATATTAAATAATTTGCGTCAACTGTCTAAAGGCAAAACTACTATTATTGTAAGCCATAGGGTCTCTTCTGCCAAAGGAGCCGATAAAATCATTGTTTTAGACGAAGGTAAAATCATTCAAAATGGCTCTCATGAAAGTCTCATTCAAACAGATGGTTACTACAAAGATTTGTATCTCAAACAGCTCAGCGCAAAAGAAATGGATTAA
- a CDS encoding tRNA-binding protein, with amino-acid sequence MEKITTFVDFTKVDLRVGTIIEVNDFDEARKPAFQLKIDFGALGIKKTSAQITTRYQKEALINRQIVAVVNFPKKQIANFMSECLLLGAVDGKDVILLNPERKIKNGTVVS; translated from the coding sequence ATGGAAAAGATAACGACTTTTGTAGACTTTACAAAGGTAGATTTAAGAGTAGGAACTATTATTGAGGTCAATGATTTTGATGAAGCCCGAAAGCCTGCCTTTCAACTTAAGATTGATTTCGGGGCTTTAGGAATCAAAAAAACTTCTGCTCAAATTACAACAAGATACCAGAAAGAAGCATTAATAAATCGACAGATTGTGGCTGTTGTTAATTTTCCGAAGAAACAAATCGCTAACTTTATGAGTGAGTGTTTATTATTAGGAGCAGTAGACGGTAAGGATGTTATTTTATTAAATCCAGAACGTAAGATCAAAAACGGAACAGTAGTGTCTTAA
- a CDS encoding PUR family DNA/RNA-binding protein — protein MSDKGMMQQEEIFSKVQRAGRRTYFFDVRATKAGDYYLTITESKKFTNDDGSFHYKKHKIYLYKEDFTEFNELLKEMTDYIIDQKGDEVISERHQKDFKKDDYDPNDDLAEGGEAISSSSTEKFTDISFDDI, from the coding sequence ATGAGTGATAAAGGAATGATGCAGCAAGAGGAAATATTCTCAAAAGTACAACGCGCAGGAAGACGCACTTACTTTTTTGACGTAAGAGCAACCAAAGCAGGTGATTATTATTTGACCATTACCGAAAGTAAAAAATTCACTAATGACGATGGTTCTTTTCATTACAAGAAACACAAAATCTACCTTTACAAAGAAGACTTTACTGAGTTTAATGAGCTTTTGAAAGAAATGACAGACTACATTATCGACCAAAAGGGAGACGAAGTCATTAGTGAGCGTCATCAAAAAGACTTCAAAAAAGACGATTACGATCCTAATGATGATCTTGCTGAAGGTGGCGAAGCGATTAGCTCCTCCTCTACTGAAAAGTTTACAGATATCAGTTTTGACGATATTTAG